The Mercurialis annua linkage group LG8, ddMerAnnu1.2, whole genome shotgun sequence genome window below encodes:
- the LOC126660512 gene encoding protein RDM16, with the protein MDRTSDRSSSKRSRDERDHRDSVEDHRDHDREHKHRSRDKDRDSDSHHRHHRDHHRSDRESHREHHKTSRLSSKIEDGESSRDRESSKREKSREPSEDYHREDRERSREREKSREREDYAKVYRRKRKDRVDGEDTVDGESEKRARVSSSENKRERRRFGGKAKEEEEEEEEDKECSNGNLGNNNSSRVGYSSEIKFKEAVNDDTTANGGGIATQNGAASESFTETASTVVENSMAPVHPLPTKVSSISNTNENKGVSITRIHEVPGKSSTDGTSSAAGKSGSLSLVALAKAKKALQMQKELAEKLKKIPQLNKSSSSGGKAQSLMKEQSSGFGAAQGSALSTSVASSAVGTMSNSSAAGKPPASDLASVPGLANITNIEAVKRAQELAAKMGFRQDPEFAPLINLFPGQVPAEVSVAQKPTKAPVLRLDALGREIDEHGNLVNLTKPSNLSTLKVNINKQKKEAFQILKPELDVDPESNPHFDPAMGINKTKLLRPKRFSFQFVEEGKWSKEAESIKIRHQFGEESAKDKKARQALHAKAKVAPDINPNLIEVSERVITKEKPKEPIPEIEWWDVPLLSGGSYNEIDDSNISDKLKMEKMTIYVEHPRPIEPPAEPAPPPPQPLKLTKKEQKKLRTQRRLAREKDRQEMIRQGLIEPPKPKVKMSNLMKVLGSEATQDPTRLEKEVRTAAAEREQAHIDRNIARKLTPAERREKKERKLFDDPNTVETMVSVYRINDLSHKKTRFKVDVNAYENRLTGCAVISDGINIVVVEGGSKSIKRYGKLMLRRINWAEAVDEEEDGDDGSDEKPVNKCVLVWQGSVAKSSFHRFSVHECLTEAAARKVFVDGGVAHYWDLAVNFSDD; encoded by the exons ATGGATCGAACCTCCGATAGATCTTCCTCGAAACGCTCCCGCGACGAACGCGACCACCGTGACTCCGTAGAAGACCACCGTGACCACGACCGTGAACACAAACACCGATCTCGAGATAAAGACAGAGACTCCGATTCTCACCACCGTCACCACCGCGACCACCATAGATCGGACCGGGAAAGCCACCGCGAACACCACAAAACATCGCGGTTGTCGTCCAAGATTGAAGATGGAGAGAGCTCTCGAGATCGTGAATCATCAAAGCGTGAGAAATCTCGCGAACCGAGTGAAGACTATCATCGGGAGGATCGAGAGCGGTCACGTGAGAGAGAGAAATCACGTGAGAGAGAAGATTATGCAAAGGTTTACAGAAGGAAGAGGAAGGATAGAGTAGACGGTGAGGATACTGTTGATGGTGAGAGTGAGAAGCGGGCTAGGGTTTCGTCGTCGGAGAATAAGAGAGAGAGGAGGAGATTTGGTGGTAAAGCTAAAGAGGAAgaggaggaggaagaagaagataagGAGTGTAGTAATGGTAATTTGGGAAATAATAATTCAAGTAGAGTAGGTTATTCAAGTGAAATTAAGTTTAAAGAGGCAGTGAATGATGACACTACTGCGAATGGCGGCGGCATTGCTACTCAGAAT GGTGCTGCCTCGGAATCATTCACTGAGACAGCCAGCACTGTGGTTGAGAACTCTATGGCCCCTGTTCATCCTCTTCCTACCAAGGTATCTTCAATTTCAAACACAAATGAAAATAAGGGAGTTAGTATTACCAGAATTCATGAGGTTCCTGGAAAATCTAGTACAGATGGGACATCTTCAGCTGCTGGGAAAAGTGGAAGTCTATCCCTTGTTGCTTTAGCAAAAGCTAAAAAAGCTTTACAAATGCAGAAGGAACTTGCAGAGAAGCTGAAGAAGATACCACAG TTGAACAAGAGCTCAAGTTCAGGCGGTAAAGCACAATCTTTAATGAAAGAGCAGTCATCTGGTTTTGGAGCTGCACAGGGGTCAGCTCTATCAACATCAGTTGCTAGTAGTGCAGTAGGTACTATGTCAAATTCATCTGCTGCTGGAAAGCCTCCTGCAAGTGATCTGGCATCGGTTCCGGGACTTGCTAATATAACCAATATTGAAGCTGTTAAGCGTGCTCAGGAGCTTGCTGCTAAAATGGGATTTCGTCAGGACCCTGAGTTTGCTCCTCTTATAAACTTGTTCCCTGGACAAGTGCCTGCAGAAGTTTCTGTGGCACAGAAGCCTACCAAGGCCCCTGTACTTCGTCTAGATGCACTTGGCAGGGAAATAGATGAACATGGAAACCTAGTGAATCTGACTAAGCCAAGCAACCTTAGCACCCTGAAG GTGAACATCAACAAGCAGAAAAAGGAAGCTTTTCAGATTCTTAAACCAGAATTAGATGTTGATCCTGAATCAAATCCGCACTTTGATCCAGCTATGGGGATAAATAAGACTAAGCTCTTGAGGCCCAAACGATTTTCTTTCCAGTTTGTAGAGGAAGGCAAATGGTCAAAGGAAGCTGAAAGTATAAAAATTAGG CATCAATTTGGAGAAGAAAGTGCAAAAGATAAGAAGGCTAGACAAGCATTACATGCAAAAGCAAAAGTAGCTCCTGATATAAATCCCAATCTGATAGAGGTATCAGAGAGAGTTATAACGAAAGAAAAGCCTAAGGAACCAATTCCTGAAATTGAGTGGTG GGATGTACCACTCCTGTCTGGTGGAAGCTATAATGAAATTGATGACTCTAATATAAGCGACAAGCTAAAGATGGAGAAGATGACAATCTATGTAGAACATCCGCGTCCCATTGAACCCCCTGCCGAGCCAGCTCCTCCACCACCTCAGCCTCTGAAGCTTACAAAGAAGGAGCAGAAGAAGCTTCGTACTCAGCGTCGTTTAGCCCGGGAAAAAGATAGGCAGGAGATGATTAGGCAAGGCTTAATTGAACCCCCCAAACCCAAAGTTAAAATGAGCAATTTAATGAAAGTTCTTGGCTCTGAAGCTACACAAGATCCGACAAGACTTGAGAAGGAAGTTCGTACTGCAGCTGCAGAGCGTGAACAAGCTCATATTGACAGGAATATTGCACGCAAACTCACTCCTGCCGAGCGCCGTGAGAAGAAGGAAAGGAAGCTTTTTGATGACCCAAATACTGTGGAAACTATGGTGTCCGTGTACAGGATCAATGATCTTTCTCACAAGAAGACTCGTTTCAAAGTTGATGTTAATGCTTATGAGAACCGCTTGACTGGATGTGCTGTAATCTCGGACGGAATCAATATTGTGGTTGTGGAAGGGGGAAGTAAATCTATTAAGAGATATGGGAAGCTAATGTTGAGGCGCATAAACTGGGCAGAGGCtgtagatgaagaagaagatggtgaTGATGGCAGTGATGAGAAGCCTGTGAACAAATGCGTGTTAGTGTGGCAAGGCAGTGTTGCTAAATCGAGCTTCCATAGGTTCTCAGTACATGAGTGCCTGACTGAAGCTGCTGCTAGGAAAGTGTTTGTAGATGGTGGTGTTGCTCACTATTGGGATCTTGCTGTCAACTTTTCTGATGATTAA